One window of Nymphaea colorata isolate Beijing-Zhang1983 chromosome 11, ASM883128v2, whole genome shotgun sequence genomic DNA carries:
- the LOC116264637 gene encoding protein PHOTOPERIOD-INDEPENDENT EARLY FLOWERING 1 isoform X1, translating to MASKGPRSKLDHETRARRQKALDAPKEPRRCKTHWDHVLEEMIWLSKDFEAERKWKLAQAKRVAIRASKGFLDQAIRGEKKVKEEEHRLRKVAANISKEVKKFWVKIEKLVLYKHQLELEERKKKALDKQLDILLGQTERYSTMLAENLTDMPIPSEGLPRYSSNEQAIYQKKEGGFEPDGMDDDDFSIQSDDELEDDEHTIEADEALITEEERKEELEALQNETHLPLEELLNRYSGADNKFCREGISSSKDNDIEVAKKEYDHITDSVQHKNLESDLGKHLDAGNLSIDSDNILSFSGKIGGQNLDPVTAVEAGRQNEVVQLEHGEPSNLLSEDSKMEDAVSPSHFVGDAMDDKDYVIPAGEERDDEATLDEEEELAKSEMNDPINEIRLLEQESEIPIEELLAHYKKERNTEQDESGTEFASCEDELESSASSGGEPYIHSEEGCSIDNNQVKNEDFDLLKAQNSLDEEMDDGFGEKPEGRENENRIADAAEAARSAQPTGNTFSTTKVRTKFPFLLKHPLREYQHIGLDWLVTMYEKRLNGILADEMGLGKTIMTIALLAHLACDKGIWGPHLIVVPTSVMLNWETEFLKWCPAFKILTYFGSAKERKFKRQGWMKVNSFHVCITTYRLVIQDSKVFKRKKWKYLILDEAHLIKNWKSQRWQTLLNFNSKRRILLTGTPLQNDLMELWSLMHFLMPHLFQSHQEFKDWFSNPISVMVEGQEKVNKEVIDRLHNVLRPFILRRLKRDVEKQLPKKYEHVIYCRLSRRQRNLYEDFIASSETQATLASANFFGMISVIMQLRKVCNHPDLFEGRPIISSFDMVGIDRQLSSSICGLLSYGPFSKVDLLGLSMLFTHLDFSMTSWEHEELAAIATPPSLIRAVTGLENVPKIESLPLSFEHKKRSHGTNIFEDIRRALCEERIKQAHERAASVAWWNSLRCRKKPLYGTNLRELVTVRHPVYDIHQHAKNPLCYLNFSSKLAEIVLPPVDRLQRILDVIERFMFAIPAARSPPPACWCSKKGSSPVFEPTFKEQCGTTFGPLLMPIRPAIVRRQVYFPDRRLIQFDCGKLQELAILLRRLKSEGHRALIFTQMTKMLDILEAFINLYGYTYMRLDGSTQPEQRQTLMQRFNTNPKIFLFILSTRSGGVGINLVGADTVIFYDSDWNPAMDQQAQDRCHRIGQTREVHIYRLVSVSTIEENILKKANQKRALDDLVIQSGSYNTEFFKKLDPMELFSGQGAVTVTGRDDVLSNADVEAALKHVEDEADYMALKKVEEEEAVDNQEFTEETIGKLEEDEFVNEDDAKFDEKIPEVQSVSTVVKPENGTPKDESYLKEDGGLILAGGGEDFDMLADVKQMAAAAAAAGQASSSFENQLRPIERYAMQFLDLWDPIIDRSSMDSQVSLVETEWDMEKIEKFKEDLEAEADDDDEPLVYERWDTDFATEAYRQHVKVLAQRQLMEELESEAQENEDKDDERKKLKRKDRTGDMKAKSKKKLKKAKFKSLKKGTLASDTEAAQKEPEVETTSVDEVVMSADYGLHSSIKKKRKKIPPLADEEKEAKKTLKKLKKSPVDGSMFNSDSQDKQVSESKDLKSTEVVSSPDVKPPTRNKIGGKVSITPMPIKRVLVIKPEKAKKKGNFRSKDFIAPPDSWSSREDAILCAIVHQYGAVWSLASDTLYSMPTGGFYRGRYRHPVHCLERFRELFFKCISSATENVSSEKQVAVAAKALLKVTEDHVQVLLDVASELPDNELLLQKHFTAVLSSVWRAKTKHDIWSNTASRGRHSHGNVCSSVSALTSLRSMRKSTTSYTFSASSRNSKLVAWALKDAPGKQQEESLVSSSRQGSTVVAVQDQGASESSEHVEITIEFLDDNCEEQSLLPSNISVSLQESVSFLQNDVLHDELLKDCSAHTADDRHRMASVACLEGECHSWATLAFQQSDVPTSRQTSKSLSTGKHKAISDSIKPPKPKTAKIIDVNEESAVTKSGSAAPEDVHPKFPDAVYPVSPPPEFCSIFVGGTLDDIPPATLDVFEPLPQQYIPGMVSGLEEFQGLQDLNEILLHI from the exons GCCCTTGATGCTCCTAAAGAGCCCCGTCGTTGTAAAACACATTGGGATcatgttttagaagaaatgaTTTGGCTATCaaag GATTTTGAAGCGGAGAGGAAATGGAAATTGGCACAAGCAAAAAGAGTTGCTATACGGGCTAGTAAGGGTTTCCTTGACCAGGCAAtaagaggagaaaagaaagtcAAG GAAGAAGAACACCGGTTGCGAAAAGTTGCTGCTAACATTTCTAAGGAAGTGAAAAAGTTCTGGGTGAAGATAGAGAAATTG GTTCTTTACAAACACCAACTAGAGCtcgaagaaaggaaaaaaaaggcgCTTGATAAGCAGCTTGATATTCTTTTAGGACAGACAGAGAG GTACTCTACAATGCTGGCAGAAAACCTCACTGACATGCCGATACCATCCGAGGGATTGCCCAGATATTCTTCAAACGAGCAAGCTATTTatcaaaaaaaagaagggg GATTTGAGCCAGACGGTATGGATGATGATGACTTCAGCATTCAGTCAGATGATGAATTA GAAGATGATGAACACACAATTGAAGCAGATGAAGCCCTAATAACTGAGGAAGAACGTAAAGAAGAACTGGAAGCTTTGCAGAATGAGACTCATCTTCCACTTGAGGAATTGCTAAATCGATATTCTGGGGCTGATAATAAAT TCTGCAGGGAAGGAATCTCGAGCAGCAAGGACAATGATATTGAAGTTGCTAAGAAGGAATATGACCATATTACTG ATTCTGTGCAGCATAAAAATTTGGAGAGTGACCTTGGAAAGCATCTTGATGCTGGCAATCTCAGTATAGATAGTGATAATATTCTATCCTTTTCTGGGAAGATTGGGGGACAAAATCTGGACCCTGTCACTGCTGTTGAAGCT GGCAGACAGAATGAAGTAGTTCAGCTAGAACATGGAGAGCCTTCTAACCTACTTTCCGAAGATTCTAAGATGGAGGATGCGGTTTCTCCTTCTCACTTTGTTGGTGATGCGATG GATGATAAGGACTATGTCATTCCTGCAGGAGAAGAGAGA GATGATGAAGCAACATTGGATGAAGAGGAAGAGTTGGCAAAATCTGAAATGAATGATCCTATAAATGAA ATCAGGTTATtagagcaggagagtgagataCCCATAGAAGAGCTACTTGCTCACTACAAAAAG GAAAGAAACACTGAACAAGATGAGTCAGGAACTGAATTTGCTTCTTGTGAGGATGAACTGGAATCATCAGCTAGCTCTGGTGGTGAACCATATATCCATAGCGAAGAAGGGTGCTCAATTGATAATAACCAagtaaaaaatgaagatttcGATCTTCTCAAGGCACAAAATTCTCTTGATGAAGAGATGGATGATGGATTTGGTGAAAAGCCTGAAGGacgagaaaatgaaaatagaattgCAGATGCAGCTGAAGCTGCTAGATCAGCTCAACCAACAGGAAATACATTCTCAACAACAAAAGTACGCACAAAGTTTCCATTCCTCCTCAAACACCCTCTGCGTGAATATCAGCATATTGGGCTGGATTGGCTTGTTACCATGTATGAAAAGCGGCTTAATGGAATTTTGGCTGATGAAATGGGCTTGGGCAAGACAATTATGACCATTGCTCTTCTTGCCCACCTTGCTTGCGATAAGGGAATATGGGGTCCCCATCTCATTGTGGTGCCTACAAGTGTTATGCTTAACTGGGAAACTGAATTCCTGAAGTGGTGCCCTGCTTTCAAGATTCTGACTTACTTTGGATctgcaaaagagagaaaatttaaGAGGCAAGGTTGGATGAAGGTAAATTCCTTCCATGTATGCATCACGACTTACAGACTGGTCATACAAGATTCTAAAGTCTTTAAGCGGAAGAAATGGAAGTACTTGATTCTGGATGAGGCTCATTTAATAAAGAACTGGAAATCTCAAAGATGGCAAACTCTTTTGAACTTCAATTCAAAACGTAGAATCCTGTTGACTGGGACCCCCCTTCAAAACGACCTTATGGAGTTATGGtctttgatgcatttcttgatgCCACATTTGTTTCAGTCACATCAAGAATTTAAGGATTGGTTCAGCAATCCTATTTCTGTAATGGTAGAGGGGCAAGAGAaggttaataaagaagttatTGATCGTTTACATAATGTCCTGCGGCCTTTCATATTGAGAAGATTAAAAAGGGATGTAGAAAAGCAACTTCCGAAGAAGTACGAGCATGTAATATACTGTAGGCTCTCAAGAAGGCAAAGAAATTTATATGAAGATTTTATTGCTAGCTCAGAAACTCAAGCAACATTGGCTAGCGCAAATTTTTTTGGGATGATCAGTGTTATAATGCAACTCCGAAAGGTTTGCAATCATCCTGACCTTTTTGAAGGTCGCCCAATCATCAGTTCATTTGACATGGTTGGGATCGACCGACAGCTCAGTTCTTCAATCTGTGGGTTGCTTTCTTATGGGCCATTTTCTAAAGTTGACTTATTGGGGCTTTCAATGCTCTTTACTCATCTGGATTTCAGTATGACTTCCTGGGAGCATGAAGAATTGGCAGCAATTGCTACACCACCCTCTTTGATTAGAGCAGTTACTGGTCTGGAGAATGTCCCAAAGATTGAATCCTTACCTTTGAGCTTTGAGCATAAGAAAAGGTCTCATGGAACTAATATTTTTGAAGATATTCGAAGGGCCCTTTGTGAGGAAAGGATAAAGCAGGCCCATGAAAGGGCTGCATCTGTTGCTTGGTGGAATTCTTTACGGTGTAGAAAGAAGCCTCTGTATGGCACAAACCTGAGAGAGCTTGTCACTGTTAGACATCCTGTTTATGACATTCATCAACATGCTAAAAATCCATTATGCTATTTGAATTTCTCATCAAAACTGGCAGAAATTGTTCTGCCGCCTGTAGACCGTCTCCAGAGGATACTTGATGTGATTGAGCGTTTCATGTTTGCGATCCCAGCTGCTCGATCACCTCCCCCTGCATGCTGGTGTAGTAAGAAGGGTTCTTCTCCGGTTTTTGAACCTACCTTCAAGGAACAATGTGGGACAACCTTTGGTCCACTTTTGATGCCCATCAGACCTGCCATTGTCCGGAGGCAAGTCTATTTTCCAGATAGACGGCTTATACAATTTGACTGTGGTAAGCTACAGGAACTGGCAATATTGCTAAGACGTTTGAAATCAGAAGGTCATAGGGCACTCATATTCACTCAGATGACAAAAATGCTTGATATTCTAGAGGCATTTATAAATCTCTATGGCTATACTTATATGCGATTGGATGGTTCTACTCAGCCAGAGCAGAGACAAACATTGATGCAGCGGTTTAACACCAAtccaaaaatttttctttttatattatcTACCAGAAGTGGAGGTGTGGGCATCAACTTGGTTGGAGCAGATACTGTTATTTTCTATGATAGTGACTGGAACCCTGCAATGGATCAACAAGCACAAGATAGATGTCACCGAATTGGGCAGACACGAGAAGTGCATATTTATCGGCTTGTTAGTGTGAGCACAATTGAAGAAAATATCCTGAAGAAAGCAAATCAGAAACGTGCTCTGGATGATCTTGTCATCCAAAGTGGTTCTTATAACACAGAGTTCTTCAAGAAGCTTGACCCCATGGAATTGTTCTCTGGGCAAGGAGCAGTTACGGTCACTGGGAGGGATGATGTTTTATCGAATGCAGATGTAGAAGCTGCCCTGAAACATGTAGAGGATGAAGCAGATTATATGGCCTTGAAGaaagttgaggaagaagaggctgtTGATAATCAGGAATTTACAGAAGAAACAATTGGAAAGCTAGAAGAAGATGAGTTTGTGAATGAGGATGATGcaaaatttgatgagaaaattccTGAAGTTCAGAGCGTCTCTACAGTAGTCAAACCGGAGAATGGGACTCCTAAAGATGAAAGTTATTTAAAGGAAGATGGAGGTCTTATTCTCGCAGGTGGAGGGGAAGACTTTGACATGCTGGCTGATGTTAAACAGATGGCTGCAGCTGCTGCTGCAGCAGGACAAGCATCTTCATCTTTTGAAAATCAACTTCGTCCAATCGAGAGATATGCTATGCAGTTCCTGGATCTTTGGGATCCTATAATTGACAGGTCTTCTATGGATTCCCAAGTGAGTTTGGTGGAGACAGAATGGGATATggaaaagattgagaaatttAAGGAAGATCTGGAAGCTGaagctgatgatgatgacgagCCTCTGGTATATGAAA GATGGGATACTGATTTTGCAACAGAGGCATATCGCCAACATGTTAAGGTGTTAGCACAGCGCCAG TTGATGGAGGAATTGGAATCTGAAGCACAGGAGAATGAGGACAAAgatgatgaaaggaaaaagctAAAAAG GAAAGACAGAACAGGTGATATGAAGGCCAAGTCaaagaagaagctgaagaaggCCAAGTTCAAGTCTTTGAAAAAAGGGACACTGGCTTCTGATACTGAAGCAGCACAGAAAGAACCTGAGGTAGAAACTACATCTGTTGATGAAGTTGTGATGTCTGCTGACTATGGTCTACATTCatcaataaagaagaaaaggaagaagatccCACCTCTAGCTgatgaagaaaaggaagcaaagaaGACCTTGAAGAAACTTAAGAAGTCCCCTGTGGACGGTTCTATGTTTAATTCTGACTCTCAAGATAAACAAGTATCAGAAAGTAAAGATCTGAAGTCCACTGAAGTTGTCAGCAGTCCTGATGTTAAACCACCAACCAGAAATAAAATAGGGGGAAAGGTTTCAATCACACCGATGCCTATTAAGCGTGTTCTGGTGATAAAGCCcgaaaaagcaaagaaaaagggGAATTTTCGGTCGAAAGATTTTATTGCGCCACCTGATTCCTGGTCCTCACGGGAGGATGCTATTTTATGTGCAATTGTACATCAATATGGGGCTGTGTGGAGCTTAGCGAGTGATACACTCTACTCCATGCCAACTGGTGGTTTTTATAGAGGCAGATATCGTCACCCTGTTCATTGTCTTGAAAGGTTCCGAGAGTTGTTCTTCAAATGCATCTCATCTGCCACAGAGAATGTCAGCAGTGAGAAACAAGTTGCTGTTGCTGCCAAGGCTCTTCTCAAAGTAACAGAG GATCATGTTCAGGTTCTCTTGGATGTTGCCAGTGAGCTGCCTGATAATGAGCTGCTCCTTCAGAAACATTTTACAGCTGTACTTTCTTCTGTCTGGAGAGCAAAGACTAAACATGATATCTGGAGTAACACAGCTTCACGGGGTAGACATTCTCATGGTAACGTATGTTCATCAGTTTCTGCTTTGACCAGTTTGAGGTCCATGAGGAAATCCACCACAAGCTATACTTTTTCTGCATCATCCCGAAACAGCAAGTTAGTGGCATGGGCACTCAAAGATGCTCCCGGGAAACAACAAGAAGAGTCGTTGGTGTCCTCAAGTCGCCAAGGTTCAACAGTCGTGGCAGTGCAGGACCAAGGAGCATCTGAATCTTCAGAGCATGTGGAGATAACAATAGAGTTCCTAGATGACAACTGTGAAGAGCAATCCCTCTTGCCTTCAAATATCTCTGTATCATTGCAGGAATCTGTATCATTCCTACAGAATGACGTACTGCATGATGAATTACTAAAAGATTGTTCGGCTCATACAGCTGATGACCGTCACAG GATGGCATCAGTGGCCTGCTTAGAAGGAGAGTGTCATAGCTGGGCAACATTAGCATTCCAACAAAGTGATGTGCCCACTTCCCGCCAAACTTCCAAATCATTGTCTACAGGAAAGCACAAGGCTATTTCAGATTCAATTAAGCCTCCAAAACCAAAGACTGCAAAAATTATTGATGTGAATGAGGAATCTGCTGTTACTAAATCTGGTTCTGCTGCACCGGAGGATGTACATCCAAAATTTCCAGATGCAGTTTATCCTGTATCACCTCCACCAGAATTTTGCTCAATCTTTGTTGGGGGCACTTTGGATGATATTCCTCCAGCAACGTTAGATGTCTTTGAGCCACTGCCTCAGCAGTACATTCCAGGCATGGTTTCTGGTCTTGAAGAATTCCAGGGGTTACAAGATTTGAATGAAATTCTCCTACATATTTAA